From a single Eleginops maclovinus isolate JMC-PN-2008 ecotype Puerto Natales chromosome 2, JC_Emac_rtc_rv5, whole genome shotgun sequence genomic region:
- the calb2a gene encoding calbindin 2a: MANKAQQPPHLHLAEVTASQFIDIWKHFDADGNGYIEGKELENFFRELEMARRGAGVDPTNPIFREKMKEFMQKFDKNKDGRIEMSELAQILPTEENFLLCFRQFVSSSAEFMAAWRRYDTDRSGYIEANELKGFLSDLLEKANRHYDDQKLQEYTQTILRMFDLNGDGKLGLSEMARLLPVQENFLLSFQGVKLNTEQFNAIFTYYDKDGNGYIDEQELDALLRDLYQKNKKDVDAKSLAGYKQSIMSLSDGGKLYRGELEIVLCKEPTV, encoded by the exons ATGGCAAATAAAGCACAGCAGCCTCCTCACCTGCACCTGGCCGAGGTCACCGCGTCCCAGTTCATCGACATTTGGAAACATTTCGACGCTGACG GTAATGGCTACATCGAGGGGAAGGAGCTGGAAAACTTCTTCAGGGAGTTGGAGATGGCCCGGAGAGGGGCCGGGGTG GACCCTACAAACCCCATATTCAGAGAAAAGATGAAGGAGTTCATGCAGAAGTTCGACAAGAACAAAGATGGACGAATTGAGATGTCAGAG CTGGCCCAGATTCTCCCAACTGAAGAGAACTTCCTGCTCTGCTTCAGACAGTTTGTCAGCTCCAGTGCTGAGTTCATGGCG GCATGGCGGCGATATGATACAGACCGCAGTGGCTACATTGAAGCAAATGAATTGAAG GGCTTTCTGTCAGACCTGCTGGAGAAGGCTAACAGACACTATGATGACCAGAAGCTCCAGGAATACACACAGACCATA CTCAGGATGTTTGATCTGAATGGAGATGGCAAGTTGGGCCTGTCAGAGATGGCAAG GCTTCTCCCTGTTCAGGAGAATTTCTTGCTCAGCTTCCAG GGTGTCAAGTTGAACACTGAGCAGTTCAATGCCATCTTCACATACTATGACAAG GATGGAAATGGCTACATTGATGAGCAGGAGTTGGATGCCCTGCTACGAGACCTTtaccaaaaaaacaagaag GATGTGGATGCTAAGAGCCTGGCGGGCTACAAGCAGAGCATCATGAGCCTTTCTGACGGAGGAAAGCTCTACCGTGGCGAGCTGGAAATTGTCCTCTGCAAGGAGCCGACTGTGTGA
- the pnp6 gene encoding purine nucleoside phosphorylase 6 → MEAASSSSSQCSTYSYEEYKETADWLLAHTEQRPKLAIICGSGLGGLGELLVDRTVFKYKDIPRFPTSSVPGHAGQLVFGKLQGRECVCMQGRFHFYEGYNIHTVTYPVRVFSLLGVETLIVTNAAGGLNDCYDVGDIMLIKDHINMPGFAGQNPLCGPNDDRFGVRFPCMSDAYDRELCALAKQTAGEQGCDSFLQEGVYCMVAGPTYETVAECRALQMLGADAVGMSTVPEVVVARHCGLRVLGLSLITNKVVTRYDSTDKANHEEVLKTTERRTHDLQRLVSHLVTKI, encoded by the exons ATGGAAGCggcatcctcctcctccagtcaGTGCAG CACTTACAGTTATGAAGAGTACAAGGAAACAGCAGACTGGCTGCTGGCCCACACAGAGCAGCGTCCTAAATTAGCCATCATCTGTGGGTCGGGCCTGGGGGGTCTTGGGGAGCTGCTGGTTGACAGGACTGTGttcaaatataaagatattCCACGTTTTCCCACCAGCTCTG TGCCAGGCCATGCTGGTCAGCTGGTGTTTGGGAAGCTGCAGGGCCGTGAGTGTGTCTGCATGCAGGGGAGATTCCATTTCTACGAGGGCTACAACATACACACG GTGACGTACCCAGTGCGAGTCTTCTCCCTGCTGGGCGTGGAAACTCTGATTGTGACAAACGCAGCAGGGGGGCTCAATGATTGCTATGATGTGGGAGACATCATGCTCATTAAGGATCACATCAACATGCCGGGCTTTGCAGGGCAGAATCCGCTCTGTGGGCCCAATGATGATAG GTTTGGAGTGCGTTTCCCTTGCATGTCGGATGCCTATGACCGCGAGCTGTGCGCTCTGGCCAAACAGACGGCAGGGGAGCAAGGCTGCGACAGCTTCCTGCAGGAAGGAGTTTACTGCATGGTGGCTGGACCGACATACGAGACTGTTGCAGAGTGCAGAGCCTTGCAGATGCTGGGGGCTGATGCTGTGG gtatGAGCACAGTGCCAGAGGTGGTGGTGGCGCGTCACTGTGGCTTGCGCGTCTTGGGTCTGTCCCTCATTACTAATAAGGTGGTGACAAGATATGACAGCACAGACAAGGCTAACCATGAGGAGGTGCTAAAGACCACCGAGCGCAGAACCCACGACCTCCAGAGGCTCGTCAGCCACCTCGTCACCAAGATCTAG